The following are from one region of the Arthrobacter sp. TMP15 genome:
- the gltX gene encoding glutamate--tRNA ligase, whose translation MTIAALIPTVTAETPVRVRFCPSPTGTPHVGLIRTALFNWAYARHTGGKMIFRIEDTDAKRDSEESYLQLLDGLTWLGITWDEGVEVGGPHEPYRQSQRGDIYTDVIAKLVAGGHAYESYSTPEEVESRHKAAGRDVKLGYDNFDRDLTPEQISAFKEEGRQPALRLRMPDTDITFTDLVRGEITFKAGSVPDYAIVRPNGAPLYTLVNPVDDALMGVTHVLRGEDLLSSTPRQVALYEALYAVGVAKYMPLFGHLPYVMGAGNKKLSKRDPEASLFLHRDHGFIPEGLLNYLSLLGWSLSADEDIFTVEQLVENFDIHDVLGNPARFDIKKAEAINGTHVRLLDGIDFRNRLVPYLQAAGLVGETLSARENEILTEAAPLVQERITLLGEAPEMIAFLFKTDDGVDVADDALKGMPENLSEVLDAALAALEPLEDWSAEGIQASLKSALVEGLGIKPRFAFGPVRTALSGRKVSPPLFESMVILGKESTLTRLRAFRSSRS comes from the coding sequence ATGACTATTGCTGCCTTAATTCCCACTGTTACCGCCGAAACTCCTGTCAGGGTCCGGTTCTGCCCGTCACCCACGGGAACCCCCCACGTTGGCCTGATCCGCACGGCCCTCTTTAACTGGGCCTACGCCCGGCATACCGGCGGAAAGATGATTTTCCGCATCGAAGATACCGACGCCAAACGTGACAGCGAAGAGAGTTACCTCCAACTCCTTGATGGGCTCACGTGGTTGGGTATCACCTGGGATGAGGGAGTTGAGGTTGGTGGGCCCCACGAACCGTACCGTCAGTCGCAGCGCGGTGATATCTACACGGACGTCATTGCCAAGCTGGTGGCCGGCGGGCATGCATATGAGTCTTACTCCACACCTGAAGAAGTTGAATCTCGTCACAAGGCAGCTGGTCGGGACGTTAAGCTTGGATACGACAACTTTGACCGCGACCTCACACCCGAGCAGATTTCTGCTTTTAAGGAGGAGGGCCGGCAACCGGCGCTGCGCTTGCGCATGCCTGATACCGACATCACGTTCACAGACTTGGTCCGGGGCGAGATCACCTTTAAGGCAGGATCAGTCCCGGACTACGCAATTGTTCGCCCCAACGGTGCGCCCCTGTACACGCTGGTAAACCCTGTTGATGATGCCCTCATGGGTGTCACTCACGTGCTGCGCGGGGAGGATTTGCTCTCCTCAACACCCCGCCAGGTAGCCCTTTATGAGGCGCTATATGCGGTGGGTGTGGCGAAGTACATGCCCCTGTTCGGTCACCTGCCCTACGTGATGGGTGCCGGGAATAAGAAGCTTTCCAAGCGTGACCCCGAGGCGAGCCTGTTCCTGCACCGCGATCATGGTTTCATTCCAGAAGGTCTGCTGAACTACCTGTCCCTGCTGGGGTGGTCGCTCTCCGCCGATGAGGACATTTTCACCGTTGAGCAGCTGGTAGAAAACTTCGATATTCATGACGTCTTGGGCAATCCGGCGCGCTTTGATATCAAGAAGGCTGAAGCCATTAACGGCACGCACGTGCGCCTGCTGGATGGCATCGATTTCCGCAACCGGCTTGTGCCATATTTGCAGGCGGCAGGTCTGGTAGGCGAGACGCTCTCAGCTCGCGAAAACGAGATTCTGACCGAAGCTGCGCCGTTAGTCCAGGAGCGCATCACCTTACTCGGTGAGGCGCCTGAGATGATTGCCTTCCTTTTCAAAACCGACGACGGCGTCGACGTCGCCGACGATGCACTCAAGGGCATGCCGGAGAACCTAAGTGAGGTGCTGGATGCTGCGCTGGCGGCACTGGAACCCCTTGAGGATTGGAGCGCCGAAGGTATTCAGGCGTCCTTGAAGAGCGCACTTGTTGAGGGCCTGGGCATTAAGCCACGCTTCGCTTTTGGCCCCGTGCGCACCGCCCTATCGGGACGCAAGGTCTCCCCGCCGCTATTTGAGTCCATGGTCATCCTGGGTAAGGAATCCACCCTGACCCGTCTGCGGGCTTTCAGGAGCTCTCGGTCTTGA